The genomic region TCATTTTGTAGCTGAAGTATTGGGAAAAGAAGAAGCTGAACAACAAGCTTGGAATCACTACTATCGACGAATAAAAGAATTGAAAATAGCCTTAAATAATCAATATACAAGTAAAACAATCTCTGTTATTTCTGTTTATAGCGGTTCACCAATAAATATAATTACCAAAAACTCATTCGTTGGTTCAATTCTGAATGATATTGGGCTGCCACGTCCGAAAACACAAAGTGTTGTTGTGCCTGGTGGTAGTTATGTAATTTCCGAGGAGAACCTAAAAGATGCGGATGGTGATATTCTATTCATATTATTCACTGGCAATAATAATGATAGGAAAGCTATTGAAGAACTACAACAAAAGCCCCTTTGGAAAACACTTAAAGCTGTTCAGCAAGGCCAAGTATATTCTGTAGATGAATTAACTTGGGTCGGATCTAACTTACTTGCTGCTGATGC from Chlorogloeopsis sp. ULAP01 harbors:
- a CDS encoding iron-siderophore ABC transporter substrate-binding protein; translated protein: MNMSQNATRLRQPLEECRVVQHVMGKTCVPKSPERLVTIFHVTLGNALVLGIKPIGSATGLNSSQKEDFATYLKDKIVGIKQLGSQYEPNIEMLLLVKPDLILGWEIVQRTYPIISQISPTVLGKWQGEPLWREYFHFVAEVLGKEEAEQQAWNHYYRRIKELKIALNNQYTSKTISVISVYSGSPINIITKNSFVGSILNDIGLPRPKTQSVVVPGGSYVISEENLKDADGDILFILFTGNNNDRKAIEELQQKPLWKTLKAVQQGQVYSVDELTWVGSNLLAADAVIDDLYKYLVKNP